In the Astatotilapia calliptera chromosome 5, fAstCal1.2, whole genome shotgun sequence genome, one interval contains:
- the elf3 gene encoding ETS-related transcription factor Elf-3, which produces MSSPCLSTVLTHANLTMYQTGLPDVLQHQATMLSSISPLQISNPAYSSNIAGQGYRQISPNYWTADHVLEWISDQVESTKFDANTLSLANCAMDGSALCQMNREQMIGIFGVQLGPHLYQSLQEHKSKMPEMQMLSGQELNETCQLLDNFLDNLGQNFPLLSTIKIGQAEEAVNKREFDYQDDYDLTTLTMEPMTPLRDTGYLSDNHSDSEYSSSSNTGMFGFPSIGSPESGSSESDPEFSYPPISKVYIKPENGESRLKRPRGRPPKVSREHSSNIYDNPKKNKHAPRGTHLWEFIRDILIHPEKNQGLMKWEDRREGVFKFLKSEAVAQMWGQKKKNSSMTYEKLSRAMRYYYKREILERVDGRRLVYKFGKNSSGWKIEEIGMTM; this is translated from the exons ATGTCATCGCCGTGCCTCAGCACTGTTCTGACTCATGCTAACCTAACCATGTATCAGACTGGTTTGCCAGATGTGCTGCAACATCAGGCCACTATGCTTTCCAGCATCAGTCCGCTGCAAATCAGCAATCCAGCATACAGTTCCAACATAGCTG GTCAGGGGTACAGGCAGATCAGCCCTAATTACTGGACAGCAGATCATGTGTTGGAGTGGATCAGTGACCAAGTAGAGAGCACCAAGTTCGATGCAAACACCCTTAGTCTGGCAAACTGTGCCATGGATGGCTCCGCCCTTTGCCAGATGAACCGGGAGCAGATGATTGGGATCTTTGGTGTGCAGCTTGGCCCACACCTCTATCAGAGTCTACAGGAGCACAAGAGCAAAATGCCTG AGATGCAGATGTTATCAGGACAAGAATTGAACGAGACCTGCCAGCTCTTGGACAACTTCTTGGACAACCTTGGACAGAACTTTCCTCTACTCAGCACAATTAAAATTGGTCAAG CTGAAGAAGCTGTCAACAAAAGAGAATTTGACTATCAGGATGACTATGATCTGACTACTCTGACCATGGAACCAATGACACCACTGAGAGACACTGGCTACCTGTCTGATAATCATTCTGACAGCGagtacagctcctcctccaacA CTGGCATGTTTGGCTTTCCAAGCATCGGTTCACCAGAGTCTGGCAGCAGCGAATCTGACCCCGAGTTCTCTTACCCTCCGATTTCAA AAGTGTACATCAAGCCAGAGAATGGAGAGTCCCGATTGAAACGACCACGGGGGCGACCTCCTAAAGTCAGCAGAGAGCACAGCAGCAACATATATGAcaatccaaagaaaaacaaacatg CACCTCGTGGCACTCACCTGTGGGAATTCATCAGAGACATTCTGATCCACCCAGAAAAGAATCAGGGCCTAATGAAATGGGAGGACCGCCGTGAGGGTGTCTTTAAGTTCCTCAAATCTGAAGCTGTGGCTCAGATGTGGggccagaagaagaaaaacagcagcatgacATATGAAAAGCTCAGCCGTGCAATGAG GTATTACTATAAGAGGGAGATTCTGGAACGAGTCGATGGCAGGAGGCTTGTATACAAGTTTGGAAAAAACTCCAGTGGCTGGAAGATTGAGGAGATTGGTATGACTATGTAA